In a single window of the Heliangelus exortis chromosome 1, bHelExo1.hap1, whole genome shotgun sequence genome:
- the ARGLU1 gene encoding arginine and glutamate-rich protein 1 isoform X1 produces MGRSRSRSSSRSKHTKSSKHTKKNRSRSRSRSREKERARKRSKSRESKRNRRRESRSRSRSNTAPSSRRDRDRDRDRASSPPDRIDIFGRTVSKRSSLDEKQKREEEEKKAEFERQRKIRQQEIEEKLIEEETARRVEELVAKRVEEELEKRKDEIEREVLRRVEEAKRIMEKQLLEELERQRQAELAAQKAREEEERAKREELERILEENNRKIAEAQAKLAEEQLKIVEEQRKIHEERMKLEQERQRQQKEEQKIILGKGKSRPKLSFSLKSQD; encoded by the exons ATGGGTCGGTCCCGCAGCCGGAGCTCGTCCCGCTCCAAGCACACCAAGAGCTCCAAGCACACCAAGAAGAACCGGAGCCGATCGCGGTCCCGCTCCCGTGAGAAAGAGAGGGCGCGGAAGCGCTCCAAGTCCCGGGAGAGCAAGCGGAACCGGCGCCGGGAGTCCCGCTCTCGCTCCCGCTCCAACACAGCCCCTTCCTCCCGCCGCGACCGGGACCGAGACCGTGATCGCGCCTCCTCCCCGCCCGATCGTATCGACATCTTCGGGCGCACGGTGAGCAAGCGCAGCAGTTTGGACGAAAAGCAGaagcgggaggaggaggagaaaaaagcagagttcGAGCGGCAACGGAAAAT CCGTCAACAAGAAATTGAAGAGAAGCTCATAGAGGAAGAAACTGCTCGAAGAGTGGAAGAGCTTGTGGCTAAACGTGTAGAAGAAGAgttggagaaaaggaaggatgaGATTGAGCGAGAGGTTCTCCGCAGGGTGGAGGAGGCAAAGCGCATCATGGAAAAACAGTTGCTCGAAGAACTCGAGCGACAGCGACAAGCTGAACTTGCAGCACAAAAAGCCAGAGAG GAAGAAGAGCGTGCAAAGCGTGAGGAACTAGAACGAATACTAGAAGAGAATAATCGAAAAATTGCAGAAGCACAAGCTAAACTG GCTGAAGAACAATTGAAAATTGTTGAAGAACAAAGAAAGATTCATGAGGAGAGGATGAAACTAGAACAAGAGAGACAACGTCAGcaaaaggaagagcaaaaaaTTATCCTGGGCAAAGGAAAGTCTAGGCCAAAACTGTCCTTCTCACTAAAAAGCCAGGATTAA
- the ARGLU1 gene encoding arginine and glutamate-rich protein 1 isoform X2 — protein MGRSRSRSSSRSKHTKSSKHTKKNRSRSRSRSREKERARKRSKSRESKRNRRRESRSRSRSNTAPSSRRDRDRDRDRASSPPDRIDIFGRTVSKRSSLDEKQKREEEEKKAEFERQRKIRQQEIEEKLIEEETARRVEELVAKRVEEELEKRKDEIEREVLRRVEEAKRIMEKQLLEELERQRQAELAAQKARERKLARMAAEEHTLQDTGQDSKYSTFNAD, from the exons ATGGGTCGGTCCCGCAGCCGGAGCTCGTCCCGCTCCAAGCACACCAAGAGCTCCAAGCACACCAAGAAGAACCGGAGCCGATCGCGGTCCCGCTCCCGTGAGAAAGAGAGGGCGCGGAAGCGCTCCAAGTCCCGGGAGAGCAAGCGGAACCGGCGCCGGGAGTCCCGCTCTCGCTCCCGCTCCAACACAGCCCCTTCCTCCCGCCGCGACCGGGACCGAGACCGTGATCGCGCCTCCTCCCCGCCCGATCGTATCGACATCTTCGGGCGCACGGTGAGCAAGCGCAGCAGTTTGGACGAAAAGCAGaagcgggaggaggaggagaaaaaagcagagttcGAGCGGCAACGGAAAAT CCGTCAACAAGAAATTGAAGAGAAGCTCATAGAGGAAGAAACTGCTCGAAGAGTGGAAGAGCTTGTGGCTAAACGTGTAGAAGAAGAgttggagaaaaggaaggatgaGATTGAGCGAGAGGTTCTCCGCAGGGTGGAGGAGGCAAAGCGCATCATGGAAAAACAGTTGCTCGAAGAACTCGAGCGACAGCGACAAGCTGAACTTGCAGCACAAAAAGCCAGAGAG AGGAAGCTGGCGCGTATGGCAGCCGAGGAGCACACTCTGCAGGACACTGGACAAGACAGTAAATATTCAACTTTTAATGCTGATTAA